One genomic region from Apodemus sylvaticus chromosome 1, mApoSyl1.1, whole genome shotgun sequence encodes:
- the Vrk3 gene encoding inactive serine/threonine-protein kinase VRK3 isoform X2 — MISFCPVCGKSVQVSFKFCPYCGKALPVEDGGTPTGIMPLMSSFRGSRRDLNPNSETSPKKVKWSHTVTSPPLSLHSDCDSSESDDTLTSPDRATGTRGRSLTPRGSPLSNRLSPRTLKRSRVTTSLQALPTGTELTDQNGKHWTLGALQSRDDQGILYEAEPTSAVSCESRTQKWRFSLKLDSKDGRLFNEQNFFQRAAKPLQVNKWKKQCLVPLLAIPTCIGFGIYQDKYRFLVFPSLGRSLQSALDDNPKHVVSERCVLQVACRLLDALQYLHENEYVHGNLTAENVFVNPEDLSQVTLVGYGFTYRYCPGGKHVAYKEGSRSPHDGDLEFISMDVHKGCGPSRRSDLQTLGYCMLKWLYGSLPWTNCLPNTEEITRQKQKYLESPEPLVGLCGRWNRASEILQEYLKVVMALDYEEKPPYATLRNNLEALLQDMRASPYDSLDLQMVP, encoded by the exons ATGATCTCCTTCTGTCCAGTCTGTGGCAAAAGTGTCCAGGTGTCATTCAAGTTCTGCCCTTACTGTGGCAAGGCCCTGCCTGTTGAGGATGGCGGCACCCCGACTGGCATCATGCCTCTTATGTCATCCTTTCGAG GCTCCAGGAGAGACCTGAACCCCAACTCTGAAACCTCCCCCAAGAAAGTGAAATGGTCACACACTGTCACATCTCCCCCGCTCTCCCTCCACTCTGACTGCGACAGTTCTGAGTCTGACGACACCTTGACTTCTCCTGACAGAGCCACGG GCACCCGGGGCAGATCCCTGACCCCCAGAGGCAGCCCACTTTCCAACAGGCTGAGCCCTCGGACACTGAAGCGGAGCCGGGTGACCACCTCACTCCAGGCGCTGCCCACAGGGACAGAGCTGACAGACCAGAATGGGAAGCACTGGACACTGGGAGCCCTGCAGAGCCGGGACGACCAAGGCATTCTCTATGAAG CTGAGCCCACTTCTGCCGTCTCCTGTGAATCAAGGACCCAGAAATGGAGATTCTCACTCAAATTG GACTCCAAGGATGGGCGCCTTTTCAATGAGCAGAACTTCTTTCAGAGAGCAGCCAAGCCTCTGCAAG TGAACAAGTGGAAGAAGCAGTGCTTGGTCCCACTCCTGGCCATCCCCACCTGTATCGGCTTTGGCATTTACCAGGACAAATACAG GTTCCTGGTGTTCCCCAGCCTGGGGAGGAGCCTTCAGTCAGCCCTGGATGACAACCCAAAGCACGTGGTATCGGAGCGATGTGTGCTGCAGGTGGCCTGCAGGCTG CTCGATGCTCTGCAGTATCTCCACGAGAACGAGTATGTCCACGGGAACCTGACAGCCGAGAACGTCTTCGTGAATCCAGAGGATCTGAGCCAG GTGACCCTGGTGGGCTATGGCTTCACCTACCGATACTGCCCAGGTGGCAAACACGTGGCCTACAAGGAAGGCAGCAGGAGTCCACATGATGGCGACCTGGAGTTCATTAGCATGGACGTGCACAAGGGATGCG ggCCCTCGCGCCGCAGTGATCTCCAGACCTTGGGCTACTGTATGCTCAAGTGGCTTTATGGGTCCCTGCCGTGGACAAACTGCCTTCCCAACACCGAAGAGATAACTAGGCAGAAGCAGAA GTATCTGGAGAGCCCCGAGCCCCTCGTGGGACTGTGCGGCCGCTGGAACAGGGCCTCAG AGATCCTGCAGGAGTACCTGAAGGTGGTGATGGCCCTCGATTATGAGGAGAAGCCGCCCTACGCCACGCTGAGGAACAATCTAGAAGCTCTGCTGCAGGATATGCGGGCGTCACCCTATGACTCCCTGGACCTCCAGATGGTACCTTAG
- the Vrk3 gene encoding inactive serine/threonine-protein kinase VRK3 isoform X1: MRAQPLLHPPSPEVSAGQLKSMISFCPVCGKSVQVSFKFCPYCGKALPVEDGGTPTGIMPLMSSFRGSRRDLNPNSETSPKKVKWSHTVTSPPLSLHSDCDSSESDDTLTSPDRATGTRGRSLTPRGSPLSNRLSPRTLKRSRVTTSLQALPTGTELTDQNGKHWTLGALQSRDDQGILYEAEPTSAVSCESRTQKWRFSLKLDSKDGRLFNEQNFFQRAAKPLQVNKWKKQCLVPLLAIPTCIGFGIYQDKYRFLVFPSLGRSLQSALDDNPKHVVSERCVLQVACRLLDALQYLHENEYVHGNLTAENVFVNPEDLSQVTLVGYGFTYRYCPGGKHVAYKEGSRSPHDGDLEFISMDVHKGCGPSRRSDLQTLGYCMLKWLYGSLPWTNCLPNTEEITRQKQKYLESPEPLVGLCGRWNRASEILQEYLKVVMALDYEEKPPYATLRNNLEALLQDMRASPYDSLDLQMVP, encoded by the exons CATGATCTCCTTCTGTCCAGTCTGTGGCAAAAGTGTCCAGGTGTCATTCAAGTTCTGCCCTTACTGTGGCAAGGCCCTGCCTGTTGAGGATGGCGGCACCCCGACTGGCATCATGCCTCTTATGTCATCCTTTCGAG GCTCCAGGAGAGACCTGAACCCCAACTCTGAAACCTCCCCCAAGAAAGTGAAATGGTCACACACTGTCACATCTCCCCCGCTCTCCCTCCACTCTGACTGCGACAGTTCTGAGTCTGACGACACCTTGACTTCTCCTGACAGAGCCACGG GCACCCGGGGCAGATCCCTGACCCCCAGAGGCAGCCCACTTTCCAACAGGCTGAGCCCTCGGACACTGAAGCGGAGCCGGGTGACCACCTCACTCCAGGCGCTGCCCACAGGGACAGAGCTGACAGACCAGAATGGGAAGCACTGGACACTGGGAGCCCTGCAGAGCCGGGACGACCAAGGCATTCTCTATGAAG CTGAGCCCACTTCTGCCGTCTCCTGTGAATCAAGGACCCAGAAATGGAGATTCTCACTCAAATTG GACTCCAAGGATGGGCGCCTTTTCAATGAGCAGAACTTCTTTCAGAGAGCAGCCAAGCCTCTGCAAG TGAACAAGTGGAAGAAGCAGTGCTTGGTCCCACTCCTGGCCATCCCCACCTGTATCGGCTTTGGCATTTACCAGGACAAATACAG GTTCCTGGTGTTCCCCAGCCTGGGGAGGAGCCTTCAGTCAGCCCTGGATGACAACCCAAAGCACGTGGTATCGGAGCGATGTGTGCTGCAGGTGGCCTGCAGGCTG CTCGATGCTCTGCAGTATCTCCACGAGAACGAGTATGTCCACGGGAACCTGACAGCCGAGAACGTCTTCGTGAATCCAGAGGATCTGAGCCAG GTGACCCTGGTGGGCTATGGCTTCACCTACCGATACTGCCCAGGTGGCAAACACGTGGCCTACAAGGAAGGCAGCAGGAGTCCACATGATGGCGACCTGGAGTTCATTAGCATGGACGTGCACAAGGGATGCG ggCCCTCGCGCCGCAGTGATCTCCAGACCTTGGGCTACTGTATGCTCAAGTGGCTTTATGGGTCCCTGCCGTGGACAAACTGCCTTCCCAACACCGAAGAGATAACTAGGCAGAAGCAGAA GTATCTGGAGAGCCCCGAGCCCCTCGTGGGACTGTGCGGCCGCTGGAACAGGGCCTCAG AGATCCTGCAGGAGTACCTGAAGGTGGTGATGGCCCTCGATTATGAGGAGAAGCCGCCCTACGCCACGCTGAGGAACAATCTAGAAGCTCTGCTGCAGGATATGCGGGCGTCACCCTATGACTCCCTGGACCTCCAGATGGTACCTTAG